From the Alphaproteobacteria bacterium genome, the window GGGTTGCCCTAACTGCTTGACGGGAGTTGTTCGGGCGTCTGTCCCTGCCAGATTTGCAGGGTCTTTGTTTCAGCGTCCCACACTTCCACGTAATTTTCAGGCATGTCATTGTCACCGAGTACAGGAATATCAAGCCGCAAATAGGTCAAGAATTGACGGCTATCTTCCTCGAAGTCTGTCACAAAGAACGGGGATATATCTTCGATGTATGTCTTTTGTTTATCCCCACGCACGCGGATAAATGAGTCCCCGTACAGTGAAAAGCCTCGAATCATTGCGCCTTTGTTGTTTCCAATGTTGCTATCCTTCACAACTTGGTCAATCGCTTCAATCAAAGGCTGATTCGGTTGCTCTTCGCCCTCTGTGGGTTTTTCGCCGCCGATGTACGCCATAACCTTGATTTCTTTACCGGGTAGCATCTTCGAGGCGTAAAACTCAACCGATCTGTTTACCACGGTTCGGAGGCGGCGGGTTGTGTCATCTTCGATAATGGCTTCATCGTTGTTATATAGCCCGTACAGCGCGTTATACAGGTTATTGTAGTCGTAAGGCAAAACGGAAGGAACGCCGCCCGGCCCCTCTTTATTCGTGCCTGTGATGAAGTCCCAAATTTGATTGATCGTTGTCATTGTGTCACCTGTGTTTCTGTGGTTGTCACGGTTGCGCCACTTTGCGCGGCGAGTAGATCGGCTTCCAGCTTTTCAATCTTGCGTTCTAGGCGGCGGATTTCTCCAGCCTCTTGCGCCTTGCCCTTATATTTCCGCATGTGTTCGCCGCATGTGTTTTTATATCCTTCATCAGTAGGATACCCAAAGGTAGCGACCCGTTCACATCCGTATTCATCACAGACAATCACAACCGCGTTTACTGTGTAGCATGATGGACATGCTACGATAATACGCCCCTTAATAAATGGATTGTTATCAATGAGAAGTTGATCGTCATCCGTAATCGTTTGGCATTCAGTACATTTCCATTTTTTCATTGTATGATTGTCCTTCCCGTGGTGCGGGCTTGTAATCCTTCAGCAAGATAATAACTCAGGTAGTCACAGAGTTGTGAAAATGCGTCAACTTGATCTTTATAAGCAGAGTTGGGGAAGTTGAATAATTCCGCTTCCCAATCGATCATCCAATCAGAGTCCGCCGATGGGGGAGGGAGTATGACACATCCCTTTTCGCACCATTTCGCCGCCTCGTATGCCCGCGCTATCTTGTCGCCTTTCGGCGTGTACGGCATGACCTTATCAGCAAACGCGCTGATTTGTTTCATGCTTTGGATGACCTGAATACCGCTCGATTTATTTTCAATGATTATATCCCGTGTGTACTGGCTTTTCATACCGCCGTATTTCTTCGCTTGCTCTTCAATGGCATATTGCAATTGTGGAAACTCAATCTTTTTACGCCAAATGTCACGGATATATAGTTTATAGTCGGGTGTCAATTCGCCAACAATCCCGCATGTATAAGCGGCGGTGTCCTGAATTGACGCGGCGGTATCCCATGAAAAGTATCTACCCACACAAGGGACAGAGGGTTTTGCGAACTGCGAACCAGTCCCGCTTAAAGATAGCGCCGACAAGCGGGGTGGGTCGCTGTTGGAATTGCCCAGCTACGCCGATTTCCGAGAGTGGCAACTTCAAAACGTCTAACTCTTTTCGCCCGATATGCTCCGGCCAGAGTAGCGTATCTTTTTCGGTACGCGGGTCAGTGAGTCCGATGGACGAATGAAAGCGGGTGACGCATTCCCATTCAGCGGGCAAGATAACAAACTCCCACGGGTCGCCGCGTTCTATGATATGCCCGCATAAGTCCTCATCATGTAGCCGTTGCATGATAAGTATTTTCTTTACGGTCTTTGGGTCATTCCCGCGCATGTGGATTGAATTGTCATACGTGTAATTCACCCGCTCGCGCTCGGCTTTGCTGTTGGCCTTTGTCGCGTCTAACGGGTCATCAATAATCAGATAATCCCCGCCTTGCCCAGTGATGGATCCGCCCGTACCAAAACAGGAACGATAGCCGCCAAAGGTATTTTGAAAATTCTCTTTTGAATCTTGCCGCTTATTGATTACGATATGGAATCTTTCCTCGTACCAACGGGAGGCGATAAGCTCGCGGCATTTCATGGAATCGCGCAAGGTCAACGCCTCGGAAAAGGAAAAGCAGAGAAACTTCGCGGCGGGTGTCTTTGTCCATACCCACGCGGGAAAGAACACGTTGCATAACAGGCTTTTCATGTGACGCGGCGGGACGTTCATCATTAGCGAGTTGGACGGGATACGCCCTTCAAATAACGCCTGTAGATAATCGCAAATCATACGGATGTGCCAGCCGTCCTGATATATCGTTCCCTTCTCAACCAAAGGCCAAGCGGATACAACAAAGGCGTGAAAATCTCGCCTGAGTAATTCCGCGTCAAGGTCTATGATTGTTACGGCTTCGATTTCTCTAACAGTTGCATCCATGTTTTTAATTCTTCATCCGTGA encodes:
- the terL gene encoding phage terminase large subunit; its protein translation is MGRYFSWDTAASIQDTAAYTCGIVGELTPDYKLYIRDIWRKKIEFPQLQYAIEEQAKKYGGMKSQYTRDIIIENKSSGIQVIQSMKQISAFADKVMPYTPKGDKIARAYEAAKWCEKGCVILPPPSADSDWMIDWEAELFNFPNSAYKDQVDAFSQLCDYLSYYLAEGLQARTTGRTIIQ